A region from the Paraburkholderia youngii genome encodes:
- the gatC gene encoding Asp-tRNA(Asn)/Glu-tRNA(Gln) amidotransferase subunit GatC, translated as MALTLTDVKRIAHLARLELADSDAEHTRAQLNDFFGLVEQMQAVDTTGIAPLAHPIEQIEDVALRLRDDAVSETVEREAFQRPAPAVQDGLYLVPKVIE; from the coding sequence ATGGCTCTGACCCTGACCGATGTAAAACGCATCGCGCATCTCGCGCGGCTCGAACTGGCCGATTCCGACGCCGAGCACACGCGTGCCCAGCTCAATGATTTTTTCGGCCTCGTCGAGCAGATGCAGGCGGTCGATACCACCGGCATCGCCCCGCTTGCCCACCCGATCGAGCAGATCGAAGACGTCGCGCTGCGTCTGCGCGACGACGCCGTCAGCGAGACGGTCGAGCGCGAGGCTTTCCAGCGCCCCGCGCCGGCCGTTCAGGACGGCCTGTACCTCGTGCCGAAGGTGATCGAATAA
- the gatB gene encoding Asp-tRNA(Asn)/Glu-tRNA(Gln) amidotransferase subunit GatB, whose product MTKQWEVVIGLETHTQLSTHSKIFSGTATQFGAAPNTQASPVDLALPGTLPVMNRGAVERAIQFGLAIGATVAPRSIFARKNYFYPDLPKGYQISQYEIPVVQGGQVTIQVPANEKTGTQAYEKTINLTRAHLEEDAGKSLHEDFAGMTGIDLNRAGTPLLEIVTEPEMRSAAEAVAYAKALHTLVVWLGICDGNMQEGSFRCDANVSVRPVGQKEFGTRTETKNLNSFRFLEEAIQYEVRRQIELIEDGGTVVQETRLYDPDKRETRSMRSKEDAHDYRYFPDPDLMPLVIDAAWVERVKSEMPELPEAIQRRFVSQYGLTPYDANVLTSSKATAAYYEAVVAKVGPANAKVAANWVMGEVSSQLNREGLDIAACPVSAAQLAVILQRIADGTISNKIAKEIFLAIWEEKATDEAAADRIIEAKGLKQISDTGALEAIIDEVLAANQKSVDEYRAGKEKAFNALIGQAMKATKGKANPAQVNELLKKKLS is encoded by the coding sequence ATGACCAAACAATGGGAAGTCGTGATCGGTCTGGAGACCCACACGCAGTTGTCGACGCATTCGAAAATCTTCTCGGGCACCGCGACGCAATTCGGCGCCGCGCCGAACACCCAGGCCAGTCCCGTCGATCTGGCGTTGCCGGGCACGCTGCCCGTGATGAACCGCGGCGCGGTCGAACGCGCGATTCAGTTCGGCCTCGCGATCGGCGCAACGGTGGCGCCGCGCAGCATCTTCGCGCGCAAAAATTACTTCTACCCCGATCTGCCGAAGGGCTATCAGATCAGCCAGTACGAAATCCCCGTCGTGCAGGGCGGCCAGGTGACGATCCAGGTGCCGGCCAATGAAAAGACGGGCACGCAAGCGTACGAGAAAACCATCAACCTGACCCGTGCCCACCTCGAGGAAGACGCGGGCAAGTCGCTGCACGAAGACTTCGCGGGCATGACCGGCATCGACCTGAATCGTGCCGGCACGCCGCTGCTCGAAATCGTCACCGAGCCGGAAATGCGCAGCGCGGCCGAGGCCGTTGCCTACGCGAAGGCGCTGCACACGCTCGTCGTGTGGCTCGGCATCTGCGACGGCAACATGCAGGAAGGCTCTTTCCGCTGCGACGCGAACGTGTCGGTGCGTCCGGTCGGCCAGAAGGAATTCGGCACCCGCACCGAGACCAAGAACCTGAACTCGTTCCGCTTCCTCGAAGAAGCGATCCAGTACGAAGTGCGTCGCCAGATCGAGCTGATCGAAGACGGCGGCACGGTGGTGCAGGAAACGCGTCTGTACGATCCGGACAAGCGCGAAACGCGCTCGATGCGCAGCAAGGAAGACGCGCATGACTACCGCTATTTCCCCGACCCCGACCTGATGCCGCTCGTGATCGACGCCGCATGGGTCGAGCGCGTGAAGAGCGAGATGCCTGAGCTGCCGGAAGCGATTCAGCGGCGCTTCGTGTCGCAGTACGGCCTCACGCCCTACGACGCGAACGTGCTGACCTCGAGCAAGGCGACGGCCGCATACTACGAAGCGGTGGTCGCGAAAGTCGGTCCGGCCAACGCGAAGGTCGCGGCGAACTGGGTGATGGGTGAAGTGTCGTCGCAGCTCAATCGCGAAGGCCTCGACATTGCCGCGTGCCCGGTCTCGGCCGCGCAGCTCGCGGTGATTCTGCAACGCATTGCCGACGGTACGATCTCGAACAAGATCGCGAAGGAAATCTTCCTCGCGATCTGGGAAGAGAAGGCCACCGACGAAGCCGCCGCTGATCGCATCATCGAGGCGAAGGGCCTGAAGCAGATCTCGGACACCGGCGCGCTCGAAGCGATCATCGACGAAGTGCTCGCCGCGAACCAGAAGTCGGTCGACGAATATCGCGCCGGCAAGGAAAAGGCGTTCAACGCGCTGATCGGCCAGGCGATGAAAGCAACCAAGGGTAAGGCCAACCCTGCTCAGGTCAATGAATTGCTCAAGAAAAAGTTGTCCTGA
- the gatA gene encoding Asp-tRNA(Asn)/Glu-tRNA(Gln) amidotransferase subunit GatA: MHEKSLTELRAALAAKECSAVELAQLYLKRIDAANSLNAFIQVDPELTLAQAKAADALLHTGHAGPLVGLPIAHKDVFVTKGWRSTAGSKMLANYESPFDATVVARLQSAGMVCVGKTNMDEFAMGSSNENSYFGAVQNPWDRKAVPGGSSGGSAAAVAARLAPAATGTDTGGSIRQPASFSGITGIKPTYGRVSRYGMIAFASSLDQGGPMAQSAADCATLLNAMAGFDERDSTSLSHEHEDYTRYLGKSWRDGGADKPLAGLRIGLPKEYFGAGLADDVRGSIDAALKQYEALGATLVEVSLPKTELSIPVYYVIAPAEASSNLSRFDGVRFGHRAAEYRDLLDMYKKSRAEGFGPEVKRRILVGTYVLSHGYYDAYYLQAQKIRRIIAQDFQEAFKQCDVIMGPVAPSVAWDIGAKGDDPVQMYLADIYTLSVSLAGLPGMSVPCGFGAGANAQRPVGLQIIGNYFNEARMLQVADAFQRATDWHRQAPAGV; encoded by the coding sequence ATGCATGAAAAAAGTTTGACCGAACTGCGCGCGGCGCTCGCGGCCAAGGAATGCTCCGCAGTCGAACTGGCGCAGCTGTACCTGAAGCGGATCGACGCGGCCAACAGCCTGAACGCGTTCATCCAGGTCGATCCCGAACTGACGCTCGCGCAGGCGAAAGCCGCCGACGCGCTGCTGCACACCGGCCACGCCGGCCCGCTCGTCGGCCTGCCGATCGCGCACAAGGACGTGTTCGTCACGAAGGGCTGGCGCTCCACGGCCGGCTCGAAGATGCTCGCGAACTACGAAAGTCCGTTCGACGCGACCGTGGTCGCGCGTCTGCAGAGCGCCGGCATGGTGTGCGTGGGCAAAACCAACATGGACGAGTTCGCGATGGGCTCGTCCAACGAGAATTCGTACTTCGGGGCCGTGCAGAATCCATGGGACCGCAAGGCCGTGCCGGGCGGATCGTCGGGCGGCTCGGCGGCCGCCGTGGCCGCGCGTCTCGCGCCTGCCGCGACCGGGACCGACACCGGCGGCTCGATCCGCCAGCCGGCGTCGTTCTCGGGCATCACCGGCATCAAGCCGACGTATGGCCGCGTGTCGCGCTACGGCATGATCGCGTTCGCGTCGTCGCTCGATCAGGGCGGCCCGATGGCGCAAAGCGCCGCGGACTGCGCGACGCTGCTCAACGCGATGGCCGGCTTCGACGAGCGCGACTCGACGAGCCTCTCGCACGAGCACGAGGACTACACGCGCTACCTCGGCAAGTCGTGGCGGGACGGCGGCGCGGACAAGCCGCTCGCCGGCCTGCGCATCGGCCTGCCGAAGGAGTACTTCGGCGCCGGTCTCGCCGACGACGTGCGCGGATCGATCGACGCCGCGTTGAAGCAGTACGAAGCGCTCGGCGCGACGCTCGTCGAGGTGTCTCTGCCGAAAACCGAACTGTCGATCCCGGTCTACTACGTGATCGCGCCGGCCGAGGCCTCGTCGAACCTGTCGCGTTTCGACGGCGTGCGCTTCGGCCATCGCGCGGCCGAGTACCGCGATCTGCTCGACATGTACAAGAAGTCGCGCGCCGAAGGCTTCGGGCCCGAAGTGAAGCGCCGCATTCTGGTCGGCACCTACGTGCTGTCGCACGGCTACTACGACGCGTACTACCTGCAGGCGCAGAAGATCCGCCGCATCATCGCGCAGGACTTCCAGGAAGCGTTCAAGCAGTGCGACGTGATCATGGGACCGGTCGCGCCGTCGGTGGCATGGGACATCGGCGCGAAGGGCGACGACCCGGTGCAGATGTATCTGGCCGACATCTACACGTTGTCGGTGAGCCTCGCCGGCCTGCCGGGCATGAGCGTGCCGTGCGGTTTCGGCGCGGGCGCGAATGCGCAGCGCCCGGTCGGTCTGCAGATCATCGGCAACTATTTCAATGAAGCCCGGATGCTTCAGGTGGCCGACGCGTTCCAGCGCGCCACCGACTGGCACCGTCAGGCACCGGCAGGAGTGTGA
- a CDS encoding PPK2 family polyphosphate kinase encodes MTNHPDLDDFRVPYFDDGKKKNHFSLDHYDPKAKPFSSGSKDADRARLSEVGLLLDNLQERLHAQRKRRVLLVLQGMDTSGKDGTIRAVFHEVDPLGLRIVPFKAPTPVELAHDFLWRVHSQAPAAGELTIFNRSHYEDLLVPTVQGELDADEFQQRCCHIRQFEQLLAHSGATIVKCMLHISKDEQRVRLQERIDDPLKHWKFDVSDLEARKQWDAYQSAYRDALAATSTEYAPWYVIPADSKTHRNVMVAQLLLRTLNALKLEYPPAKEALKGVKVE; translated from the coding sequence ATGACAAATCATCCCGATCTCGACGATTTCCGCGTGCCGTACTTCGACGACGGCAAGAAGAAGAACCACTTCTCGCTCGACCATTACGATCCGAAGGCGAAGCCGTTTTCGAGCGGCTCGAAAGACGCGGACCGCGCGCGTCTGTCGGAAGTGGGCCTGCTGCTCGACAACCTGCAGGAGCGGCTGCACGCGCAGCGCAAGCGTCGCGTTCTGCTGGTGCTGCAAGGCATGGACACGAGCGGCAAGGACGGCACGATCCGCGCGGTATTTCATGAAGTCGACCCGCTCGGCTTGCGCATCGTGCCGTTCAAGGCGCCGACGCCCGTCGAACTCGCGCACGACTTCCTGTGGCGCGTGCATTCGCAGGCACCCGCGGCCGGCGAGCTGACGATCTTCAATCGCAGTCACTACGAAGACCTGCTCGTGCCGACCGTGCAGGGCGAACTCGACGCGGACGAGTTCCAGCAGCGCTGCTGCCACATCCGTCAGTTCGAGCAGTTGCTCGCCCACAGCGGCGCGACGATCGTCAAGTGCATGCTGCATATTTCGAAGGACGAGCAGCGAGTGCGTTTGCAGGAGCGCATCGACGATCCGCTGAAGCACTGGAAATTCGACGTGTCGGATCTCGAAGCGCGCAAGCAGTGGGACGCATATCAGTCCGCGTATCGCGACGCGCTGGCCGCGACGTCGACCGAATACGCGCCGTGGTACGTGATTCCGGCCGACTCGAAGACGCATCGCAACGTGATGGTCGCCCAACTGCTTCTGCGCACGCTCAATGCGCTGAAGCTCGAATATCCGCCAGCCAAGGAAGCGCTGAAGGGCGTCAAGGTCGAGTGA
- a CDS encoding rod shape-determining protein — translation MFGFLRSYFSNDLAIDLGTANTLIYMRGKGIVLDEPSVVSIRQEGGPNGKKTIQAVGKEAKQMLGKVPGNIEAIRPMKDGVIADFTVTEQMIKQFIKTAHESRMFSPSPRIIICVPCGSTQVERRAIKEAAHGAGASQVYLIEEPMAAAIGAGLPVSEATGSMVVDIGGGTTEVGVISLGGIVYKGSVRVGGDKFDEAIVNYIRRNYGMLIGEQTAEAIKKEIGSAFPGSEVKEMEVKGRNLSEGIPRSFTISSNEILEALTDPLNQIVSSVKIALEQTPPELGADIAERGMMLTGGGALLRDLDRLLAEETGLPVLVAEDPLTCVVRGSGMALERMDKLGSIFSYE, via the coding sequence ATGTTCGGTTTTTTGCGCAGCTACTTCTCCAACGATCTGGCCATTGACCTCGGCACCGCCAACACGCTTATCTACATGCGCGGCAAGGGCATCGTTCTCGACGAACCGTCGGTCGTGTCGATCCGCCAGGAAGGCGGCCCGAACGGCAAGAAGACCATTCAGGCAGTCGGCAAGGAAGCCAAGCAGATGCTCGGCAAGGTGCCGGGCAACATCGAGGCGATCCGCCCGATGAAAGACGGCGTGATCGCCGACTTCACCGTCACCGAGCAGATGATCAAGCAGTTCATCAAGACTGCTCACGAATCGCGCATGTTCTCGCCGTCGCCGCGCATCATCATCTGCGTGCCGTGCGGTTCGACCCAGGTCGAGCGCCGCGCGATCAAGGAAGCCGCGCATGGCGCGGGCGCCTCGCAGGTGTACCTGATCGAAGAGCCGATGGCCGCCGCGATCGGCGCGGGCCTGCCGGTGTCGGAAGCAACGGGTTCGATGGTCGTCGACATCGGCGGCGGCACGACCGAAGTCGGCGTGATCTCGCTCGGCGGCATCGTGTACAAGGGCTCGGTGCGCGTCGGCGGTGACAAATTCGACGAAGCGATCGTCAACTACATCCGCCGCAACTACGGCATGTTGATCGGCGAGCAGACCGCCGAAGCCATCAAGAAGGAAATCGGCTCCGCGTTCCCGGGCTCCGAAGTCAAGGAAATGGAAGTGAAGGGCCGCAATCTGTCGGAAGGCATTCCGCGCAGCTTCACGATCTCCAGCAACGAAATCCTCGAAGCGCTGACCGATCCGCTGAACCAGATCGTGTCGTCGGTGAAGATCGCACTGGAACAAACGCCGCCGGAACTCGGCGCGGACATCGCCGAGCGCGGCATGATGCTGACCGGCGGTGGCGCGCTGCTGCGCGATCTCGACCGACTGCTCGCCGAAGAAACCGGCCTGCCGGTGCTCGTCGCCGAAGATCCGCTGACTTGCGTCGTGCGCGGCTCGGGCATGGCGCTCGAGCGCATGGACAAGC